In one Candidatus Methylomirabilota bacterium genomic region, the following are encoded:
- a CDS encoding MlaD family protein, whose product MPDERRYGLQLRIGAFILVALGVFLAIVYLLGARARYFESKYDLVAEFIEVGGLIEGATVRLAGVQIGRVTSVILPPQPGGKVRVTMTVARRFQDRIRRNSEARISTQGLLGDKIVEITMGLPGAPPLGPGEALASQDPQEMSRMFAEGAATLKSINELVSTLRAAADRLDKGGAFDDIGAAARSARRITDEVERGKGWLHVLVYEEPEALRRLNGLLASTQQLIARAESGESAVGVLLSKDSGKSARALLAALDALGRAASTPGPGDGLLPALLFDPEYRPVARDLQALAKNFRDVSEKLARGEGLLGGLLEGSGNGSMGEAGADFRAALANLRAVSEKLKSGEGTVGALIEDPTVYENLVTFLEGAQRSFLLRSLVRSTIQTGQTGKEK is encoded by the coding sequence ATGCCGGACGAGCGGCGCTACGGGCTCCAACTCCGCATCGGCGCCTTCATCCTGGTGGCGCTCGGCGTGTTCCTGGCCATCGTCTACCTGCTCGGCGCGCGGGCGCGGTACTTCGAGAGCAAGTACGACCTCGTGGCGGAGTTCATCGAAGTGGGCGGCTTGATCGAGGGCGCCACGGTGCGCCTGGCAGGCGTGCAGATCGGCCGGGTTACGAGCGTGATCCTGCCGCCGCAGCCCGGCGGCAAGGTGCGGGTGACCATGACCGTCGCGCGCCGTTTCCAGGACCGCATCCGCCGAAACTCCGAAGCGCGCATCTCGACCCAGGGGCTGCTGGGCGACAAGATCGTCGAGATCACGATGGGCTTGCCCGGGGCGCCGCCGCTCGGGCCCGGCGAGGCGCTGGCCTCGCAAGACCCCCAGGAGATGAGCCGGATGTTCGCCGAGGGCGCGGCCACCCTCAAGTCCATCAACGAGCTGGTGTCGACCCTTCGCGCCGCCGCGGACAGGCTCGACAAGGGCGGCGCCTTCGACGATATCGGGGCGGCGGCCAGGTCGGCTCGGCGGATCACCGACGAGGTGGAGAGGGGCAAGGGGTGGCTCCACGTCCTCGTCTATGAGGAGCCCGAAGCGCTGCGGCGCCTCAACGGTCTCCTGGCCTCGACTCAGCAGCTGATCGCCCGCGCCGAAAGCGGCGAAAGCGCCGTGGGCGTGCTGCTCTCCAAGGACTCGGGCAAGTCGGCCCGCGCGCTCCTGGCCGCGCTCGACGCGTTGGGCCGCGCCGCGTCGACCCCGGGCCCGGGGGACGGCCTTCTGCCCGCGCTGCTGTTCGACCCGGAATACCGGCCGGTCGCGCGCGACCTCCAGGCCCTCGCCAAAAACTTCCGCGACGTCTCCGAAAAGCTCGCGCGCGGCGAGGGCCTGCTCGGCGGGCTGCTCGAGGGCAGCGGCAACGGCAGCATGGGCGAGGCCGGGGCCGATTTCCGCGCGGCGCTCGCCAACCTGCGCGCGGTGAGCGAGAAGCTCAAGTCGGGCGAGGGCACGGTGGGCGCCCTGATCGAGGACCCGACGGTCTACGAGAACCTCGTCACGTTCCTCGAGGGCGCCCAGCGGAGCTTCCTGCTGCGCTCGCTCGTGCGCTCGACCATTCAGACGGGCCAGACGGGGAAGGAAAAGTAG
- a CDS encoding ATP-binding cassette domain-containing protein codes for MAPALVELRDVRKSFEQKEVLCGVSLSLRKGTTLAVMGGSGAGKTVLLRISAGLVRPDAGQVSLYGTRIERMREEAMLAVRKRTGFVFQGAALFDSLSVFENVAYPLREHTRMPLGEITDRVHRFLSLVGMPGTDELLPAALSGGMRKRVGIARALVMEPEVVFFDEPTAGLDPTNARLVAELIATLRAGVCDTAIVVTHDVGFADMVADQMAILYQGRFADLGTPGEIRGSSNPDVRRFLAGELREE; via the coding sequence GTGGCCCCGGCCCTCGTCGAGCTGCGTGACGTTCGAAAGTCCTTCGAGCAGAAGGAGGTCCTCTGCGGCGTGAGCCTCTCCCTTCGGAAGGGCACGACGCTGGCCGTCATGGGAGGCAGCGGCGCCGGCAAGACCGTGCTGCTGAGGATCTCGGCGGGTCTGGTCCGGCCCGATGCCGGGCAGGTCTCGCTCTACGGCACGCGGATCGAGCGCATGAGGGAGGAGGCCATGCTGGCCGTCCGCAAGCGCACCGGCTTCGTCTTCCAGGGCGCGGCGCTCTTCGACTCGCTGTCCGTGTTCGAAAACGTCGCGTACCCACTGCGCGAGCATACGCGGATGCCGCTGGGGGAGATCACGGACCGCGTGCACCGCTTCCTGTCGCTGGTGGGCATGCCGGGCACGGACGAGCTCCTGCCCGCCGCGCTGTCGGGCGGCATGCGCAAGCGCGTCGGGATCGCGCGTGCGCTCGTGATGGAGCCGGAGGTCGTCTTCTTCGACGAGCCTACGGCCGGTCTCGATCCGACAAACGCCCGGCTGGTCGCCGAGCTGATTGCGACGCTCAGGGCCGGCGTCTGCGACACAGCCATCGTGGTCACCCACGACGTCGGCTTCGCCGACATGGTTGCCGACCAGATGGCGATCCTGTACCAGGGGCGCTTCGCCGATCTCGGCACGCCGGGTGAGATCCGCGGCTCGTCCAACCCCGATGTCCGGCGTTTCCTCGCCGGCGAGCTCCGGGAGGAGTAG
- a CDS encoding ABC transporter permease, with translation MSVLAYARRHGRESVAWYGGLGLLTLRVMRNLRLPPSYLVIVAREIDIIGVRSLVVALTAALFTGMVLALQSAVNMARFGAENYVGPVVALSILRELGPVLTAILVGGKVASGITAELGSMKVTEQIDALRAIGVNYIKKLIVPRILAALVVFPLVTIMADAIGLLGGMLIVVFDRDVDPYLYWNTISYWVVMKDFLTGIGKSVVFGGLITLIGCYNGLETSGGTEGLGRSTTDTVVQVAMAVIVSDFFLTKLMLLLFW, from the coding sequence GTGAGCGTGCTCGCGTACGCGCGCCGGCATGGGCGTGAGTCCGTCGCCTGGTACGGGGGCTTAGGGCTGCTGACGCTCCGGGTGATGCGCAACCTCAGGCTCCCCCCGTCGTACCTCGTCATCGTGGCGCGGGAGATCGACATCATCGGCGTCCGCTCGCTCGTGGTCGCCCTCACGGCCGCGCTCTTCACGGGCATGGTGCTGGCGCTCCAGTCCGCCGTGAACATGGCGCGCTTCGGCGCCGAGAACTACGTCGGACCCGTCGTCGCGCTGTCGATCCTGCGCGAGCTCGGGCCCGTGCTGACGGCCATCCTGGTCGGCGGCAAGGTTGCCTCCGGCATCACGGCCGAGCTCGGCTCGATGAAGGTGACGGAGCAGATCGACGCGCTGCGGGCCATCGGGGTCAACTACATCAAGAAGCTGATCGTCCCGCGCATCCTGGCGGCGCTCGTCGTGTTCCCGCTCGTGACCATCATGGCCGACGCGATCGGGCTCCTGGGCGGCATGCTCATCGTGGTCTTCGACCGCGACGTTGACCCGTATCTCTACTGGAACACGATCTCCTACTGGGTCGTGATGAAGGATTTCCTGACCGGTATCGGCAAGAGCGTGGTCTTCGGCGGTCTCATCACCCTCATCGGCTGCTACAACGGGCTCGAGACGAGCGGCGGGACGGAAGGGCTCGGCCGCTCCACCACGGACACCGTGGTGCAGGTAGCCATGGCCGTCATCGTGTCCGACTTTTTCCTGACCAAGCTCATGCTGCTGCTCTTCTGGTGA
- the hisIE gene encoding bifunctional phosphoribosyl-AMP cyclohydrolase/phosphoribosyl-ATP diphosphatase HisIE, translating into MSVLDELKWDGDGLIPAVVQETETGEVLMVAWMDREALAKTLESGLAHFWSRSRRAHWRKGETSGHTQHVDGLYADCDRDTLLVQAHQDGVACHTGARSCFFTRLEGGTLHQTAGSQAAGPRASGAGPAMLEVLERVLQSRKVERPSGSYAAGLFERGEAQICRKIGEEATEVVTAALGGEGDARLVSEVADLWFHTMVLLASRGIPLRRVFEELARRHEEKSR; encoded by the coding sequence GTGAGCGTGCTCGACGAGCTCAAGTGGGACGGCGACGGGCTCATCCCCGCCGTGGTCCAGGAGACCGAGACCGGCGAGGTGCTCATGGTGGCGTGGATGGACCGCGAGGCGCTGGCGAAGACGCTCGAGTCCGGGCTCGCTCACTTCTGGTCCCGCTCGCGCCGGGCCCACTGGCGCAAGGGCGAGACGTCCGGCCACACGCAGCACGTGGATGGCCTCTACGCCGACTGCGACCGCGACACGCTGCTGGTCCAGGCGCACCAGGACGGCGTCGCCTGCCACACGGGGGCGCGGTCGTGCTTCTTCACGCGTCTCGAAGGCGGGACATTGCATCAGACCGCTGGGTCGCAGGCCGCTGGGCCGCGGGCCTCGGGCGCGGGCCCCGCCATGCTCGAGGTGCTGGAGCGGGTTCTCCAGTCGCGCAAGGTCGAGCGGCCGTCGGGGTCGTACGCCGCGGGGCTCTTCGAGCGCGGGGAAGCGCAGATCTGCCGGAAGATCGGCGAGGAAGCGACCGAGGTGGTCACGGCGGCGCTCGGTGGCGAGGGTGACGCGCGCCTCGTCTCGGAGGTCGCGGACCTGTGGTTTCACACCATGGTGCTGCTCGCCTCGCGGGGCATCCCGCTTCGCCGGGTCTTCGAGGAGCTGGCCCGCCGCCACGAGGAGAAGAGCAGGTGA